The genomic interval CTACATGGATTGGAGTAAAATTCACACCAAGTATAAAATGTTTAATACCTAATTTGCATTACCATATAATTGGATAATGTTTTCTGAGATGATGAACGGGCCCATTATTGACAAAAGATAAATCAAACATTTTGATGCCCACCAACTAGAATGCCATTGATTCCGAACTTCTTGCAACTTGTGAACACCCCAAGTAGCGACACCCATGAATGAGAAAAATAtctgattttttaaacatgataaGATTAATCACCGTAATATGTCACCAAAGTTTGcgatagaatagtttttttttaatacacACACATGTATAGAAATCTCATATTTGTTAACTACAAAGAaatcaatatcaatatcaataattCATTTTTTGGTGTATTTCTTGAAGAATTATGGAATTATTGTATTTTGACAGGGAAGGATACAAAACATCCCAAGCTCAATCGAAGAACTCCTCCAGCATCAACACAGTTTTTTCCTTCAGCTCCACATACCCTTTTAGCTGCACATATAAAAAGTATAGATCATAtgcaaaggcatgactacaagcATAAGAGTGATTATTACCTTTAAGTTCTCTTTAGTTACATCACAAATTTGATGAGAGAACCCTTGTTAAATAGAATGTTCCATCGACTTGGTCAAGTATCAGCTAGATTGCTAAGAAGTTTAAATTATGTATTCTTTGCTATAAGTCTTGCATAGttggattattatttttaatatgcgCCTTCTGAATTTAAGGTTCTGCATTCAATCGAAGTTGTAATCCCTACTAGCTATTTAGTAGGGACAAAGTAAGAATTGTTCTAAGATAATACTGATGTTATGGAAAAGAGCCCCAAATTGGTTGATAAACTTATGACGAACCATTTGCAACTTACAAAGTAAACGATGGGGAAGTTTATGGCCATAGTCACGAAATAACCAAGCCAATATGTTTGTTATCAAGAATATACACCCATAAACATATCGAGCTTCCAAAGATTGCTTCCTTTTAGTCGAATATATATCACTCTTTTGATTTATACTTGGGCCCTCTAGCCTTTGCTCATCTCCACAACTTCTATCAATTTCCTCTACAATATTTCCAACAGATTCCATCTGAGAACACAAAGGAGGAAGATTTATTGTAAGTTAAAAAAGCATTGATTTGAGAATTGGTTTAGAAAACCTGAGTGCCACATAACTTGCTAATAAGCTATCATAGTGACCTCAAAGTCTCAGTGAGCTTTCAGTTTGCAAAAGTGGACAACTAAAGTGACGATGAACTCAAGAATTAAACCTGAGAAAATTGGAACTCAAGAACAGGCAATGTGGATCCATTCATTTCTGACACAACTTAGTAGACTGAATTTAAGCAATGGGGATGTAGTGATGTCAAACATTAATTTCTTGGCGAAGAAAGAAACAATGAAGTATGTTGCATATGCATAAAACTTTTTATCCAAGAGCATACTAAGTTTAATTTGGGGCAATCAAATTCAACTGATGGCAACGGATGGAAAACTGATCAGGGCATCTAGTCAGCCATGAAGATGCAAGAAACACATTACTGATCTTTAATCCATGAAAagtagaagaaaagaaaagaaaatttttggcCAACTTTTGCACTTATACAAAGAATGTGAAGCGCAATAGAGAACCTGAAGGTGCCAATCCGGAGCTGAAAAGTGCACTTTTCCTCTCCATCTCCGCGAAGAAGGCCCTTAAATAGCCCTACTAGTGCACATAAAGGAATTCCTCTTCCGTGGATTTGTGCATTAACTTGCTCGATGAGGCGGTCGCCGCTACCTCCAGAGAAAAATGAGCCATTGCGTTCTGCGGCGGATACAGGCGACCGCTGTGCGGCTCCTGCTCTTAAAAATTCGCTTCCGCTGTTGCCCCAAAGAAACCTCAACCTTTTCTTTTTTGTCCTTTCCCCAGAGAAAGGACAAATTTTACTTTTACGTCTCGAGAATTCTAAATATCTCAATTTAGTCATCGACATTCTAAATCTTTTATGTGAAATTAGTGTTCGGAATCGCACCTAAACTCTGACCTCTCTTCCATTCTCATATTTGAAGCTACTTAAAGTATTCGTAAAACTTGTAGAATTCGCTAAGTTCTCTAGTCGTGGGAATTACTTCTGCAATTGACTGAGCCGTTTGTTCTCCAGCTTTAGAAAAACATTGAAAATTGAATACTTTTACTGGCACAAACTTGGGAATTAGCATAAAGTTATAAATATATATCATACAAACTTGATACCAACTGATGATTCTGTTCCCTGGTTACAAAATACATCAAGAATTAATCAAACAGTGATCACAGTTCTTGGATCTCATCCAAAGCATAGTTGTTGGTGGAGACGCCTGCGTAGTTAACCTTGGTGAATCGAACCACGACAGGATAGCGAGTCTTGGGATCCTGAACATGAACTGGTATTAATTAAATTTCTGCCACGGTGAAAAAAAGAAACAACAACTATTAGTCATCTACGTACCTGGTCCACGGTCACTACTGATCCAACTCCCTTGTACCAGTAGGATTCTTTCCGGAGTATCTTCACCTGACATTACCAAGTGATTAGCGAGGAACAGAGAGCCGAAACGATCGAGTGCTTTTAAACGATTGCAAGTTGTATTATACCTCTGCGCCTCTTTTGGGGCCAATTggtggaggcggcggcggcggctgctTGGCGGCAGCTTTGGGAGCTCCGCCTTCggccggaggaggaggaggcggcggcggcgccgACTCATCCTCAGCTCGGACCACCAGCTTCCTGCTGGGCTTGGAGAAGGTGAGGGTGCGGAAGGGTGAGTTGCTGGCGGAGGGGAGACCGGAGGCGGGCGCGAATCTTGAGGCGGCGGACGCCAAGCTGAAGCCGGTGGAGCTCGCCATTAGGAAGAAGTGTCGGTCAAGGAGACAGTGCAGTGTGGTGAGATAACACGAGGAGGAGCCGCTGAAGACCTCTCAAGTCCTGGCAGCGTTATCTGCAGCGATGCGTTGAAGGATCTAGGGTGTCCAATGGGGGCTTGACACGTCCTGATTTGCCTCTTACGAAGGGATAAGTCAAACTCCATCTGGATTCTGTTATGCTAAATTGGTTGGATCGCCATGGGACGGAGAAATTTCGCTAGAAAAAATCTCTAatgaatatatatacatatatggaTGTTCAAAAGTAGAACTGTCAGTTTAAATTCGATTCATTGGGTTGGTTTATcctgttaaaaaatttaaattaattaggttgaATTTTTATTAATCTATTTAAAAATAGATCGAGGTGGTCAATCCGTCTGGACTCACGACTCACACGGGTCGACTTGTGGTAAGCTTAGATTGATCCACGGGTTGAGAAAATACTAAAACAGTCACTtatgtatcttgaatagtcgttGGGATCACTTAGCGCTTCTCTCATGTTAATCAGAGCTATGAGTATAATGGCTACTCTTTTACAATGCATTGATGTAATTAGGATTATTAGATTGATTTATAATCTTAATGGTAAACTTTCTTAACTTGCATTTTTCCTAAGTAACAGGtgttaaatttattttacttaatgATTATTTTTTCTTAACTGAATGAGCAACCTGTGGGCCAACCCAAGCCACTGTAgactttttttaattttattttattttttggtggACCCGCGAGTTGGCCGTCTGCCAAACTTGCAACCCGTCTTAAGTTGGGTTGGGTTGGGTTGAGTTGGAGATTTTCCAACCTGTTAAGATGACGGGTCGACCCACTTTGCCCCGTCAAATGGTCAGCTCGCCTCGCGACGGGTCAACCCGTCTGATAGCTCTACTCGGAAGTGATCTGAGCACCCCGAGTGCATTCACTTTGGAGTGTCCGAATCACTTCCGAtcacacacacacatacacatATATATATGCCCTACACACCCGAGTTGATTTTGGCCACTCGGGGTGCCCAGAATGACTCTAAGTCACCCATGCGTTGCTCATCAAATGGGTGTGTAGGGTAATAATCATATATATAGGTGGGCCCTAGAAGGATTAGGGAGAAGGAGGGAAGAGTAGTTTGGTCAATTCACTATAAATCCCCCTTTAGGCTGTGGCTTGGACGAGAGAAAAGAGGGCCTCTTGCCGATCTCCTCTCTCGCGGTCTCTACCTTATGCGTTGCTCCCTCTTTCTAGTAGTGCAATAGACATCAATGgtcaaatctaagttttgataaatgacaaatggattaaagttaggtgATGTGttatctaacctttctaccaagtgtgcagaactTGACGAGTCAGATaccaggctgaaatctaactAGGCTTGGAGGACCTGAAGTTGGcgtagaagtctagataggttaagGAGTGACTTGATATCTGACGAGAAGTTTAGCTGGGTTCGTGGGACCTGACAGCTGGCCGAAGTTCAATTGTGTTTGGGGAGCTGACAACTGATAGGAAGACTTAGTGGATCGTAAGGGAGTTAAGATATTCTGCATGATAAgtaaggtaaatcactggaggagagtgttctAGTGAGGACGAGTTCCAATTAGAGACTTTAGGTGCAGGTCTAGTTTAGATCctttttggatccctaaatttaGACGTTGACTAGATATTGGTCTTGGACAAACAGGATCTAAGTTATAAATTGATCATTTtttaatgtgctaactttgttttgtaaggTAATTTTTATTGTTTAGACTAACGTGTTTTACAGGGAGCCAAAGCTGCAAAAAGATTAGAAAAAGTGCTCTAGGCTCCCAGAGCTTTTTCAAGCGCTCGAATGTCCAAGCGCCCAGGGTTGCTCTAGGCACCCGGGTCTGAGTCATTAAAGCAGCAATTGGGCGGCACCGCAAGCACCcgggtggtccaggcgcccggagttgctccaggcgcccggactggcCAACCCATGTCAgcagtccaagcgcccggaggtgGTTTGGGCACCCGGACATGGATAAACTTCTCAGATGAAGTTTTGACGAGAACATGTCATGTCAGAATACTCCAGGCACCTAGGAGGAACCCAGGCACCCAGATGGGGCTATAAAAGGTGGGCTCGACCTGCAGCTTAAACACAATTTATTTACGAGTTTCAACGACTCTTTTGCTGCTTCAACTATGCTTTCTAGCTGCGCAACTGCTCCGAAGACATCCGACCACTGCTGGCAGACTGACACTGATACACGAGCCCATTCAGACTCTACAACTTCAAGTGTTGGTAACTAGttttatatttgtatttactttacaTATTTGCAAAAATAAAGTGTAGGACTATTATACTTTCATATTTCGTTCTTTGTATTTGTTCACTCTACCGGCGGTTCCGGAAGAGGATTTAGTCAATTACTCATCGATAGACCTAaaggacctgagtcttggagtacgAGTCGTCGatggctccaaaccaagtaaaatcacttgtgttcgtgttttcttctttatttctttacGTCTTTTCCGTTGTGTACGTCTTTTCCGTTGTGTacttactttgatttcaaaagaaaaagataaatttttaaaaccaCGTAATTcaacccctctccctctctcacaTACGTAACGATCCTacactttcttcttctctctcaCAACCATGTTGCCAGGGGGCTTATGAGCCACCCCTTCTTCCTCATGAGGCTGCAGCCTCCACCTGCTCTCGCTGCCACTACTGACAGTTGACTTCACTCACCCGTGAGCGTCATCGCAAACCTCCCTGCTCCAGTCGATGACCACCCTCCAGTGGCATCCAGCGCTGCCTGATAACTATCATTTTGTattgatattttgattcatataaacatatcatttgatcttctcatttgttaattccacatttatatcatatttcatgaattgcattcatttgtggacttaattataaattatatcatatttgaggtatttgatgctaatatttggttatattctttgtaggcatcaaagggcaaGGACTCTAGTTTGATCAACGCAGATTGAGTTCAAATCTGAGCTTAAATAAGGAGATCAATCTCTAGAACAATCTCAGCCGTTCATTCAAGATCGGAGTAGATCTAAGACATCTGTGAAGAATTTGGTCCATCCAAGCCAAAGGGTagtagatcacaaccattgatcgaGATCTGAAGATTTGGAACAGATTTGGAGCAATTTCCACCGTTGGATAGATCTTAGGAAACCACAGCCGTTCATCACAAATCTGAGATTTGATTTAAATcacatgagaagctacagtggagGATCGTCAATTTGGCAGTAGCTTCGCGTCAAGAAACAGAGGAGCGCAATCGGCTTCGGCGATCTCGATTCCATCCATCGTCGGCGAGCAAGAGAGGTCAAGGGCATTTCCCTTCCTCCGGTGATCTTCCATCTTCAAGCCAGCGATGCCACATCGACCATCTGATTCCCATTTCCTACCGCGAttctgagaggaagaagaagaacggaGAAGTGGAGCAATCCGGTGGTTTCAGCCGATTTCTTTCTCGTCTTCCAACCGGCGACCTTCTTCCTCGAAGCTCTGTTTAGTGTTTGCTTCTGACTTCTCTGTTTTCTGCATCGATTACTAATTCTAGCTGCGTTTCATCTGATTTGATCGGTTATTCATCACTTGTGTGCTGTCAACATCTTCGTCCAATCCAGTGAGTGTTTGGGAATGCCCTAGCTCACTTCGGTTCAACACTTTTCTAGTTGAGAATGTTTGTTCTTGTTTCTGTTCAATTTCATAGATCCGAAttagctttagttagtttctaTTTCTAGTTGTTGTACTCCTTATCTGTTCATTTTCACTTAACTGAGTAGATCTCCTTCCATGTGACGAATGGTTGGCTTGATCCTTTATGCATCTGATCTTCATGATTCAATTTGTTCTTGCCTTGTTCTGGCTTAGTTTTCATTTTGTTAGCACTGTTCAATTTGAGAAGTATTAGTTAGTTTCATTAGTTTAGCTGTGAAAGGATCTTGATTCTGTTACATGATCTTGATTCATGTTTGCCATTTGTGACTTTGCTTAATTCATGCTTTGatcttgtttgtgtttgattgttgttcttgtttgctGTTTGTTTAGAATGCAAGTAGGTCAGATCGGTTTCAACCAAGTGCTCAagtttccttaatttctttgctcTTCTTCAATTCATTCCATCAGAAGTTTAGATAGGCTATCTTTTACTACTTGTCTTTTATCATTTATAGTTTAAAACCCAAAACCCCATATCTAATAAATCAATCCTAAAATATTAAGCATTGGCTACATTcattgggagacgacccgagttatctctatgctacattagtgtagactggattcggtcacttaattcttttgatactcatttcacgacaaaattagggtatatcaaatttggcgccgttgccggggaatgtagcggtgtttgataccttaggattgtttctttttcttttcacataaaaatttgaaaaaaaattgttgcaattgctttcatgttcatatatccatgtgtttgatcttATATGCTCCTGTATCTTCTGATCTTATCTGCTAgtatttcagtgtaagaacaggaattTCTTtggccatggatccatattatcagtactatcagcctcagacttgGTTCTATCAATCTGAACATCAGTACTATCCACCTGTGGATTATGAAAGTTTCAGGTATGAGGTTGCACAAGGACAAGTTGATGAGTCATATCCAGCATATCAAAGCCTACAAGAAGTTCAGAATGATCATATAGCTACGCGGAAAAAGATTCGTGGTATTCAACAATTCGAGGAGGAGACATTGCATGAATATTGGAAAAGATTCAAGGAACTTTGCTCCAGTTGTCCTCAACATCAAATTAGTGATCAAATGCTTGTCCTTCATTTTTATGATGGGTTGTCACCTATTGATTTGTATATGGTGGATAAAGCTAGTGGAGGGCCCTTGATTGATAAGATTCCTGATGAAGCTATGAAACTTTTGGAAACCATGGCTACCAACCCTCAACAATTTAGAAATGGACAACCAGTTACCATAAGAGTTGATGAGATTATTCCTAAGGATGTAGAGGTGCCTGAGCAGAGGAATTGTAGTGTTTTTGACAGACCTGATCTTGATTTTATTACTTCACAGGACTCCTCTAATATTTCTTGTTATGATTCTGTAGTTGTAAGGATTTCTAACTCTACTGATACTGTTGTTGTAGATGTTGTTGATGATGCAGGTACTGATGTGGATGATGAGGAAAGTGTAGGGGATTGTATActggaagcaataccccaagaatcacatGAACTAGATGTTGatgatgagagtgtagggacttatgctgtggaagcagagccccaagaatcactttcCTTAGATATACCACATGAGCCAGAATTTGAACTATtatatgatgatgatgaggttACAGTTACCATTCCAGAatctccaggtacctttcaacatgacaaggttagtCTTTCTTGTGATTCATTAGAAGATTTTATaaaggtaccatttattgattttgttggatgtgatgcatttcttgaATCATGTAATATAGAAACTAATATTTTCCTATACTTGCAAGAGGTGTTATCTTTTGTTGATTTTGTAGGAGAATATAAGCTTCTGGAGTggatgcttaaactgaaccgccttcaacctccgggaaGAACCATTCCAATACCGGCATGGATTCTACtcttaaatcttcttcaaccgccgggaataaaggggagttcgtttcttacttttctttttgctttatatttttcattagtttcatactttacatttgcattttgctTCCATATTTTGCACTTTGTTTAGTATACATAGCAtctcattttgaataaaattccCCATGAAATTGTTCTAGTAATACTTTTTAAATGGTAAAAGTTCTTTAAATTTGAACCATCAAGCTCTAGGTCATTTGACATAATTGAATGCTctacttgcatgatattggttagtgtggtggtagattctattttgattaattgagtttgattgcgaaaattacctagagaggaccacctaAGGCCTATATTCTATTATCTTTTTGTGTGATATGCACTCAtgacaattgaactctagaacttgctttgcctcTTTTTGAAATCACAATAACATTTGTATGCATGAACATGAAGGATATTTCTTTCCTATTCTTTGATTTCTATTTCCCTTCTTTGAATTCTTTTCCTTTTGAACTCTAGTTGAATAAATCTTTTGTCACCTTGCTTTGTTTCCATTccattgagagttttggttgaattcttgatgagctAGATTGCTAAGATGGACGAAGTTTTAAGTGTGGGAGAGAGATCTCTTCACTTGATGTATCAATCTCTACTTGTTGTGTGCCATGTTTTGATTATAAATTTCTGAACAGTAAGATTCCAAGTGGAGCACTTGATTTTCTCATTACCATCTAATGTTCTAAACTACTCAAGCTTTCCATGAGTTAAAAGCATGTATCTATAATGGAAGTGAATTTTGGTATGATTTATTTCCAATTCTGATTTCTAAAATGCACAAGTTGTTAATCTGCAACTGTACACTAGGAATTGGGGAGTTTAATTTAGTAATGTTCTGAAATTGATGATAGTGCAGCTGAGTCCTTTTTATAGACTGAATGCAAGAGCAACAGCTGATAGAAGTGTGGATTGCTGAAGCTAAGTGCACAAGACAGTAATTCAgaatttgataaaaattttctgaaatttatttctttttcttacgGTTGCTGTTGAGAAAGTTTTGGAATGCCAATTTGAGTGCCTAAAAGTTATGTAGAGGATTGCATTAcagaaaataaaagggaaaaaaatcCGAAGAAATTATATGGATCCGAGTTGAACTGTAGTTCCTTATCAGTGACAACCTCAAGTGATCTTGTATCTATCCATTGTTTGTTGGTGTTACAATCTTTCTAATCCTGTCAAGTGTCAAAACTTCCATACAAAGAtgagtttatttttcttttccgacCAGTAAAGACTAAGAACAGCTGCAATTGAGGAGAGTTCATCTGAAAAATCCAGTTTCCAAGAAGTTAAAAGCTGAGTTTACAGTTTCTGAAATTGTCAGAAAATTGAGAGCTTCGACTCTAAATTGCTACAGGTACTTGATTGATGTTCTATTAATGTAATGGGAATGTACTTCTCAAGCGAAGTAAAAAGGAGTGTCAGctgaaagaagaaaataaaaagactaGGATGGCAAACTTATCAGAATCTGAATTCTGAAAATAGAATTCATTATGCTGTTGAGTTGTTGCTTAGTTCTTGTTGCTGGGATTGAGAAAAATGCTGAATCTGAGTTCAGAAAGTGCTGAGCAACTGAATCACTTTCATGGTTTTCTGATTCTTTTGCTATTTATTGGGATTCTTCTACTATCACGTGACTAGTTGCAGGGCAGTAGTTGTGTGTCAAGTTGGATTAGTTGTGTGCCAAACTCTTTGTTTGGTTTCCTGGTTATTGATAAACTCAAGTAAACTTCTTGTTTTCTCATTGACAAATGTTATTATTCCTTATTCAAGTGTTCCACAAGTTAGAATTCTTAAGTGCAGAAGTGGATCTGGAAGTTGGAAAAAATCTGAAGTTGAAACAAAAATATCTCTTTGAGTCTGAAATCAAAAACTAAAAGGGTGTTAAATTTCTATTACAAGCTCCTGAACAGAAGGAATCCAAGAAGAGAATTTGATTTTCCACTACCAGGAGAAGGAGAATCATGAATGCATGAAACTAGAACTGGTTACTGCAATTCCAATTAAAGATGTTTTCTAAAAAGGCTAAACTGAATCTATTACCTCAGTTTATCTCTGAATTGATTGACATTTAGCTTTTGTAATTAGGATATTCAAATCAAACTAAGAAGATTGTGGAGGACACTTCAAAGAAATTTGATAGAATTTCAAGGGAGCGATGAGAAATCTTCAACGGGATAGCAAAATAATAAGGATAAAAGAAAGAAACAGTAGCATAGAAGAGTATCAAATAGAGAGGATACTGTGCCAAGATTCTATGGTAGTGATTAAATTGAAGAAGAGCTTAGCTTGATCTTTTGTTTTGGCATCGACAAATGGTGTTCAATTTGCCAAAACGTTCCACAGATCAAAACTAGAATTAATAAAAATCTGGAATCTGATCAGTGCTGGAAAATTCAGAGAAGCTGGAAATTCAGATATGCAAGATTTTGTGCCAAAATGTATCAAAAATCAGAATTAAAATCTGGAACAATGATATGGTTGAATGTTTGGGGTAGATTctgaaataaaaaaatttcagAATCTTGATAAGAAAATGAAATATATGGAGCTAAATCTGTAAAGTTCAGATTTATTTACTGAAAAGTTGGACTAGCGCATGTGATTCAAAACCTGTCAAAACCAGGAATAGTATTTCTGAAACTAAAATCCAGGGATCTAATATATGCTGCTCCTGAGAAGGAATGGAAAGCTAACGAAGACAGCTGAATTAAAACATTTCATTGTAATGCACTGGTACACAATCTGGACTGAAACTGAACTGCACAGATTCAAGTTTCTGAAACTGAATTTCAGAAAAGCTGACAGCTGGTGCCAATGATCCTTAGAGTCATGCAATAACCACACCACCAAATGGCCTCTGTTTATAATGAATTCGAATATGTAGAATCAGAAACAGAAAGAGGGAAGGAGGAATTGTATAAGGAATGCATCTCTTTGATCAGTGTGCTCAATTCTAATGCTGAATTTTGAAATCTGGAATTGACAGTGCAGGGAAGTGTATTACagagttgaaaaaaaaatctgctGAAGTTGGCAATTTCCTGATACTGAAGTGGTGATAGATTAGATATCAGAGCTTAGTTTCAGTTATGATATTCACATAACAAAAGGCTTCTAGGTTTCACAACGATGTTGTATCAAGTTTAATCCTGCAGCAATTTTATTCTTGCAGCTTGCACAAAATTCCAGCAATTTGATTAAGCTGTAGTTTTCAAATTTAGATATTTCAGAATTGAAACTATGCTCTTTAAACATTGTGCAGTTCTGAAAATCAAAAGCTGATACTTAATCTGAATAATTTCCTGCTGACAGAATCAGAAATAAGCTGAAATTTTGTGAGTTTACAGTTTCTGTAATTTAGCAAAACAGATTTGAATTCTGCAGTTTTGAACTTAAAACTGGACTTAAGTGTGTGATATCTTTATCTTAGTTTCAAGGAATTGGTGCCAACTTTGTTGTTGTTGATCAAAGTATTGTAGAATAGATTTAAAGCTTACTGAAATGTTCAGTTCTGAATTTTTGGAAGAGCAAATGTTAGGAATTGTTAGACAAAGGGTGAAGTTGATACAATGTAGCAATTAGGAGAGAAAATTGGTACACTTTAGTCATTGAAGATGTATCAAATGAGCTCTTGATGGAATTTAATCTGAATTAGTTATGGAAAGGAGATGTTGCAGTGCTTAATTCTGCAGATGTAGATATTCCAATTATGAGCATTGATAAGAGAGGAAGCTTAGTGGTTTGTTGTTAACAGATTGCAAATTGGTTAAGTTTCTTGTGTGCAAGACTTTGAAGCTGCTAGATATCAAAATTCTGATACTAAACCTGGAAAGTGTCTTGCTATTTCTGAAGCTGAAACTGAGTGTTCATGTTTCTGAAATTTTCAGAAACTGAATCTAAATCCAAGGAGTTTGGTAATTCTAAGGAGCTGTGTATATAAAGGAATAATGACTGTTCTCCATTATTATGCTAGAGCAAAACTGTTTCTGCATTTGTTGGAAGCACATCATTCTCAGTTGGTGTGGATCTTGAATCTGGTTATTGCTTTGAGAAGCTGAATTCTGATTTTGACAGAATGAAGCCAATGTACCAACTAGTACATGTTGAGTGCCATTCATCAAGAATATTCACAGTATCCTAAATGAATCAGTATCAACAGAATGCAAATCTAGGGATTGGAAATTGAACTTATAGAGTATATTTTGTTGGTGCTAGATTAACTGAGCTTCCGGAATGAATTTCATTTTCTGCAAAACttgagtttaggagatatatGAGATAAATTTTTGAGAAGTAGAATGATATAGCTTGAATTTGGAAGGGAATCTAGTTGTTTTAGCTGGAGATTGTTCAGGGAAACAGTTGCAGTTGTAAATCTGTTAGTGCAGAATCTGTAAGAGTTTGTCAGTAATACATTCTTAATTCTGCTGGGTTTCCGAAAGGCTGATAGCTACAAAGTATTGAGAAGGAATTGGAGGTTGGCCGGGGAGTTCTAGATAGGAAATTGATGTAGAAAATGGCTGTTGTTGATAAAGTTTTGTTGCTGCAGTGGATTGTATTTCTTGTGCCAACTGTTAATGTTGTTTCTGATAAGCATTATTGTCATTGTTTCATTGTTATTTGATGTTAGTAACAAAATCTGTCTGCAGGaatcaaattcaatttaaatgtcTAATTTACAATGTTATTTGATGTCATATATTTAAATGTTTGGAAGAATACAGTTGCTGTTTTGTCtcagaatttaaaaaaattgcaGCATGTGTTTGTGGGAAATCAGATAAGGAAGAACAGTGGCTTAAAAAGTGTACCAAGCAAGTGGTTAAATGAGTGCCATATTGTAttctattgtccgagacggccaagtttaagtgtgggggagggaattatTTTCCATTAGTTGAATTGAAGATTATTTGAGCTTCCAAGTATGGAATGAAGTGGaaaaaaatagtgaaagaaaaaaaaaattggaaaatggcacatcaaaagagtatcaaatagtggagatagagtatcaagaatctttgttagccatcaaattgaaggggaggttagcttgatactttgaattggtaacgac from Zingiber officinale cultivar Zhangliang chromosome 6B, Zo_v1.1, whole genome shotgun sequence carries:
- the LOC121992860 gene encoding photosystem I reaction center subunit IV, chloroplastic-like encodes the protein MASSTGFSLASAASRFAPASGLPSASNSPFRTLTFSKPSRKLVVRAEDESAPPPPPPPPAEGGAPKAAAKQPPPPPPPIGPKRGAEVKILRKESYWYKGVGSVVTVDQDPKTRYPVVVRFTKVNYAGVSTNNYALDEIQEL